GACCTTCGGCAATTTTGCCTTCGCGATCGCCTGCCGCGTCCTCGGCCTCCGTGACCTTGGTCCCGCAATCGCGCCGATGAACTCCTTCCTGCTTCTCACCGGCATCGAGACGCTGCCGCTGCGCATGCAGCGTCATTGCGAAAACGCCTTGCGGGTAGCGACGTGGCTGAAGCAGCATCCCAAGGTGGCGTGGGTCAATTACGCCGGCCTGCCTGACGATCCGAACCATGCGCTGCAGCAGCGTTATTCACCGAAGGGTGCCGGCGCCGTCTTTACTTTCGGCGTGAAGGGCGGCTATGCCGCAGGCAAGGCGCTTGTCGAGGGGCTGCAGCTCTTCTCGCACCTTGCGAATATCGGCGACACTCGCTCGCTGGTCATTCACCCGGCCTCCACCACCCATGCCCAGCTTTCCGAGGAACAGCAGATCGCGGCCGGTGCCGGGCCGGATGTCGTGCGCCTGTCGGTCGGCATCGAGGATGCCGAGGACATTATCGGCGATCTTGAGCAGTCGCTCGCCAAGGTCTGATCAATGCAACCGCGCCGTAGCTCCGGGGCTGTGGCGCATCGGAGAACCAATGACCAATTCCCTGACATTCGACCTCACCGGCATCGAGCCGGAAGAGGGCGCACCCGCCGCCGACCAGATCATTGCCGGCGATCCCCGTTTCACCACCTGGAACATCGAGGATCGCGACGGTTCGCTCTTTTCCGGCGTCTGGCAGGCGACGCCGGGCAAGTGGAAGGTTTCCTACGATGAGTGGGAATATTTCCATATCCATGAGGGCCATTCGATCCTCACCGAGGATGGTTGTGAACCGATCCACCTGCGGGCGGGTGACCGGTTGATCGTGCGGCCGGGCCTCAAGGGCACCTGGGAAGTCATCGAGACCACCCTCAAGGATTACGTCATCAAGCTCTGAGAGCTGAAACGATCAGGTCGCGCCGTCAGCGCAGCAGCATGCTGATCAGCGGCGCGGCCAGAACATTGACGAGGCCGACCAGTACCATTACGAGGCCGGCAATCGAGCCTTCTTCCGAACCGATCTGGTGGGCCTTCGCCACACCCGCGCCATGGGCGCCCATGCCGAAAAGAGCTCCGCGGGCAAGCGTCGAGCGGATCGGCAGGAAGCGCAGCAGGGTTTCACCCAAAGCCGCACCGCAGACGCCGGTGATGACCACGAAGATCGCGGTCAGATCCGGCACGCCGCCGATGTCCTGCGAAATGGTCATGGCGAAGGGCGTGCTCATCGAACGCGGCAGAAGGCTGAGGCGCAACGCGCCGTCTATGCTGAGCAGGCTCGCAAGCGCCCATGCCGTCAGCATGGCTGTGGCGCTGCCGACGAACACGCCGAAAGCCAGTACCGGCCAGTAGCGCCGGATCGTATGGCGCTCCTCGAAGATCGGGATCGCAAAGGCAACCGTCACGGGGCCGAGCATGGCGACCAGCCAGTGGGTGGCGTGGATATACTCCGCATAATTGGCCCGCAGCAGCAGGGCGAGCGCAATCAGCGCCATCGGTGTCACGATCAGCGGCGAAAGCCAGCTTTGCGGCCAGCGCCGGTAGATCATCTTCGAGACGATGTAGAAGAAGATGGTGGCCGCCGACCAGAATGCAGTCAGCAGGGCGGGATTAGTGGCGAAGGGCACGGTCGCCTCCATGGGCGAGCATGAAGCGATAGCCGATATCGACGGCAATCGCGGTGGAAGCCATGACGGCGATCGTGCCGCCCAGAATGACCGCAAGAACCTTGAGGCCGAGAAGGCCGATGAATTCCTGATGGTCGAGGACGGCAAGAACCGCCGGAACGAAGAACAGCAACATTTCCGCAAGCAGCCATCGGGCGCCGTTACGCATGCTGGCCGGACGCAGGCGGCCGCTTGCCAGAAGCAACAGCACCATCGCCATGCCGATGACGCCGCCGGGGATCGGCAGCGCCAGCAAACGGGTTATGGTTTCTCCGGCCAGCCAGAAGGCCGCGATGATGGCGATCTGCACCAGACGGTTCGAGTGCAGTTGGCGGCGGGCGAGGAGAGTGATGTTGCGGGATGACATTTTCAGCACCTTGTGTGGTTGCTGGAAATATAGGCGTTATCGTGCTATGAGCAAAATGAATTGATGTTATAGAGATAAGTCGAAATTGGAATAGTCATGGAGATCCGCACTCTTCGCGCATTTGTCGAGGTCATCCGCCAGGGCGGCTTTTCCCAGGCTGCCCGGACGGTGTTCATCACCCAGTCCGCAGTGAGCAAGGCGGTCCGCCAGCTCGAGGAGGAACTGGGTTTCGAGCTGATCGACCGGGCCGGTCACAAGGTTGCGCTGACAGATGCCGGAGAGATCGTGTTTCGCCGTGCCCAGACCATGCTCACCCAGCGCGAGGACCTTTTGGCCGAGCTTTCCGAACTGCGTGGCCTGCGCCGCGGACGCCTGCAGCTCGGGCTTCCTCCGATTGGCAGCGATGCACTGTTCGCGCCCCTCTTCGCCATCTACCGCAGCCGGCATCCGGAAGTGGAAATTCAGCTTGTCGAGCATGGTAGCCGCAAGCTGGAGGAACTGGTGATGACAGGGGAGGTGGAGCTTGGCGCTTCTCTACTGCCGGTGCCGGATCGTTTCGAATGGCAGGAGGTGACGCGCGAGCCGCTGCACGTTCTCATTCCGGAAGATCATCCGCTGGCAAGGCAGGAGGGCGTCGCCCTGAACGACCTCCAATCCATGCCGTTCGTCCTGTTCGATGCCGGGTTCGCCCTCAACCCGATCATTCTGGATGCCTGCCGCGAGGCGGGCTTCGATCCGATGATTGCGGCCCGCAGTGGGCAGATCAACTTCATCGTCGAACTGGTCGGGGCGGGTCTCGGTATCGGCTTCCTGCCAAGAATGATCGCGGAACGACGCGTTCGTCCGGGCGTCACCCATATTCCGGTGCATTCGCCGCAGATGGATTGGCATATGGCCTGGGTCTGGCGGCGTGGCGGCTATCTGTCCTTCGCGGCCAAGGCCTGGCTGGATCTCGCTCGTTCAGCAAATATGCCGCCGCCGCCCTGATTGTCGCTTTCCGATATCGCTTGATTGGATGTGCTTCGGTGGTTTCCGTGTCTCTCCGTCGTCAGGAGTATTGCGTTTTGCCAATATACGGGTATATACCCGCACTATGACAAAATCCTCCTGCTACTGTGTCACGTTGCGCAACGCCTCACGTCGCCTCACGTCGCTCTATGACGAGGCGCTGGCTCCGCTCGGCATCAATGTCACGCAGTTCAGTCAGCTCCGAAACATCGGGCGTTTCCAGCCCGTTTCACTGACCGATCTCGGGAAGAAGATGCAGCTGGATCGTTCGACTGTGGGGCGCAACACCAAGATCCTTGAGCGCATGGGGCTCGTGGCTGCTGCGCCGGTGGAGGATCACAGAGAGAACGCACTGGTCTTGACCGGGAAGGGCGAGATGATGCTGGAACGGGCGTTGCCGATCTGGGAGGGGGTTCAGGCCCGTATCGCAAAGAGGCTTGGGCCTGGTGGTCTTGAAGGGATCGTATCGGCGCTTGATGCGCTCGTTGATGATTTAGCTAATTAGCAAAATATAGAAATGATCTTGCGCGCCTATTCTGCAGACCGCGACCACAGGAGAATGACCTTGATCTCAGCCAAACTGGCCAATTACCTGGCAGCACGTAACATCCACTATGGATGGGTCGTTGCCGGCATTACCTTCCTCACCATGCTGGCGACCGCGGGCACCATGGGATCGGCCGGTGTCCTGATCGCGCCGCTCAGCCGTGAATTCGGCTGGACCACGGAGGAGATCTCCTCCGCCATGGCGATCCGGCTGGCGCTCTTCGGATTGCTCGGCCCATTCGCGGCGGCGCTGATGAACCACTTCGGCATGCGCGCCGTGATCGGTGTGGCCCTCACGCTGATCGGCGGTGGTATTCTCCTGTCCTTCCGCATGACCGAACTCTGGGAGATGGTCGTGCTCTGGGGCGTGGTGGTCGGCATCGGTACCGGCATGACGGCGCTCGTTCTCGGCGCTACCGTCGCCACCCGGTGGTTCCACGCCCGCCGGGGTGTCGTTGTCGGCCTCATGACGGTAAGCAATGCGACCGGCCAGCTTATCTTCCTGCCGCTGCTGGCAAGCCTCACGGAGGCCTATGGCTGGCGCGTCGCCCTATCGCTCAATGTTGTCGTGCTGGCGCTTGCCATGGTGATCGTGCTGGCGCTGATGCGAAACTATCCTGCCGATCTCGGTCTGGCACCGTATGGCAGCCGTGAACTGCAGCCGGCCCCCATCCGCTCGGCGCGACTGTCGTCTCTTCTGGTCGCGCCGATTGCCGCCCTGCGTGAAGCCTCGGTGAAGCCGGTGTTCTGGATCCTGTTCTTCACCTTCTTCGTCTGTGGTCTTTCCACCAACGGCCTGATCCAGACGCACTGGATTTCGATCTGCGGCGATTATGGTGTGGCTGCGGTCAGTGCCGCCGGAATGCTGGCGATGATCGGTATCTTCGATTTCATCGGCACGCTCGGCGCCGGCTGGCTGTCAGACCGCTTCGACAATCGTTGGCTGCTCTTCTGGTTCTACGGCCTGCGCGGTCTGTCGCTGATCTTCCTGTCGGCCTCGGGCTTCGACTATCTGACGCTCTCGATCTTCGCTGTCTTCTACGGTCTGGACTGGGTCGCCACGGTGCCGCCGACGGTCAAGCTGACGGTGGAGAACTTCGGTCGCGACAAGGCGAACATCGTCTTCGGCTGGATCTTTGCTGCTCACCAGCTTGGCGCTGCGACAGCCACGTTTGGCGCAGGCTACATCCGGACGGATTACGAGACCTTCCTGCCGGCCGTCTACATTGCCGGTTTCATGTGCCTGCTCGCTGCCCTGTCGGTTCTCGCGATCGGCAAGACCGTCCGCCGCGATGCGGTCGTTCAGGCAGCAGAATGACCGTGGGAGACCTCGCCTACCAGGCGAGGTCCAGCCGCTCCAGTCCGTGGAAGTGATAGACGTCCTTCACCTGCGGCGGAGCGGCGATCCGCATGCCGGGCAGTCGCCGGAACAGCAGCGGCAGCACGATGTTGAGCTCGAGACGCGCCAGCGGTGCGCCGATGCAGAAATGGATGCCCGCGCCGAAGGAGAGGTTTGGTGCTTCGTTACGGTCCGGCCGGAAGGTCAGCGGATCGGCGAATTTCTGCGGATCGAGATTGGCGGCGGCGAGGATCATGCTCACCTTGTCGCCTCGCTTGAACGACACGTCATCGATTTCCGCCGGCTCCAGACAATAACGCTGGAAGATGTGGACCGGAGCGCAGATGCGTAGCGTCTCCTCGACGGTTCTTTCGGTTGCCTTCTCGTCGCGGAACATCTCGGCAGGGGAGAGGCCGCTTTCGAGGATGACGCGCACCGAATTGCCGATCTGGTGCACCGTTGCCTCATGGCCGGCATTCAGCAACACGATCGTCGTCGAGATGAGCTCGTCCTCGGTGAGGTACTGCCCCTTGTGCTCGGTGTGGATCATGTGGCTGAGGAGATCGTCCTGCGGATTGGCGCGACGCTCCGCGATCATGCTGCGCACGTAGTCGGCGAATTCCTGCGCCGAGCGATCGGCCGCTTCCTCGTCCGCGCGGGTGCGCTTGAACATGTACATGCCGACATAGTCGTGGGACCATTTGAGCAGCTGAGGCCCCATCTCCTCGGGAATGCCGATCATGCGGGCGATCATGGTCACCGGAATGATGTCGGCGAAGGTCGAGAGCAGTTCCGTCTTGCCATCCTTCTCGAAGGCGTCGATCAACCGGTTGGCAAGCTCCGCGATCTCCGGCTTCATCTTCTCGACGTGCCGTGAGACGAAGGCGCGATTGACCAGCGTCCTCAGCCGCGTGTGTTCCGGCGCTTCCAGTTCCAGAAGGGAATGAGCTTCCGCGGCGTCGAAATGGCGCGTGTGGGCTGCAGGCTCAGGCATGCCCAGTTCTTCGCGGGTCGCGATATGCAGGATCTGTCGGCCGAAGCGCCGGTCGCGCAGAAGCGCGTTGACGGCGTCGTAGCCGGTGACGAACCACTGCTTCTGCTCCTCCCAATAGAAGGTCGGACATTCCGCGTGGAGCGCCGCATAGACGCGGTTCGGATCGGAATAGAAAGCCGGATTGCGGCCGTCGAGGCTGACGCGGCGCGAAGCCTTGTCGATGGAAAGGAAGGACAGGTCGGTCATGGAGAAGTTCTCTAGCCAATCCGGAGCGTAGCCGGAAGGGGGCGTGTTCAGGAGCGGTAAAGATCCTGTTGCGAGGAGGCGACCGTCTGCAGCCGACGCAATGCCGCTACCTGCCTGTCCGCCTGCTCGTCGATAGCCTGAGGCGTCGATGATGGCACGCAAAGCACCTTCTCGCCGGTCAGTACCGCGGTGCGGTTTCTTCCCCGCGCCTTCGCCTTGTAAAGCGCACGGTCCGCGCCGCTCATCAGGCGGTCGAGATCGGCTTCCGCAGCGGGCAGGATGGCAATGCCTATGCTTGCCGTGACGCGGATGATCTGACCCCCAAAGGCAATCGGCTTGTCGGCGACGGTGCGCCGGATCGCTTCCGCCACCAGAACGGCGTCGTGCATGCTGGTGACGTCCAGCAGGGCCGCAAATTCCTCGCCGCCGCTGCGGCCAAAACAGGCATTGGCGGGCATCAGCGACCGGCAGGACTGCGTGAAGCTTGTCAGCACCGTGTCTCCGGCCTGGTGCCCGTGGCTGTCGTTGATCTTCTTGAAGCGGTCGAGGTCGAATACCAGCAGCGCCACGTCGCGTTTCGCCCCGCTGGCGCGGGTGCGAATTGTTTCGAATTCGTCGAGCAGACCCCGCCGGTTGAGCGCGCCGGTCAAGGGATCCGTCAGCGCGAGCAGGCGCAGCCTGTCGGCGGAGCGATCCATCAGGATCTTGGTGAAAATGGCGATCGAACCCACGAAACCGGCAATGCCGGCGATGCCGACGAGACCGCTGAGGGAAATTTCCTTGAAGTTGGCCGGTGTTTCCAGAACGGCTGACACGGCAAAGCCCAGATTGAACAGGGCCTGTACCACCCAGATCGCGATCAGGGTCTTGCGAAGACGGCTGGAGCTGAACTGGGCAGTGGTGACGACGGCTGCCATCATCAGGTAGCCCGCCGCTGCGGCGATATCGTAAAGCGCTACCCGGTAGGCGAAGGTTTCGCGTACGACGGGCAGAAGATTGCCTGCGACCCAGATGAGGCTTGGGATGACTGCAATGGAGAGGAGTGGCCGCTCATCGAGGTAGCGCACGCCCGCCAGCCAGAAGCCGTAGGCCGAAAGCGCGGTGAAGTTCGCGATCTGGATCGAGACGAAATCGGGTATCTGCCCGCGGAAGGTAACGAGCGTGATGCCGATGGCATGCGCGGCAAAACCCAGCGCGAACATCAGGTAATGTTTTTCGTTGCGAGCACGCAACCAGACCACCGCAAGCAGCATTGCCAGCGTACCGGCTTCTGTCGCCCAGAGGAGGAACGCCGTTTTGACATCGAGCACAGTGGTCGATCCTGAATTCGTTTTAGAGAATATGTCTTTAAATTGATGAAGACAGGTTAATCAGTTCCTACGAAAACGGCGATGCCATGGCCGTCCCCAGTTTTTCCGTCCCTGTATTGAACGTTACCGAACGTTCACCATATGAGCCGTTTCTTGTGAAGTGGCTTCCCAGGCATTCGGAAAGATTAGGCAATTTGTCGCAAAAGCCTTACGCCCGCGGCAGAGACCAGCGCTTGACGATTAAGGATATCCGAAGCTCGCGTCTTGAAGTCGAGGGTGCGGACACTCTATGTAGGGATTGACAGATTTTACGTGATTCCCGTGCGCTTGCAGTGTTCGGGGAACAGGCTGACAAAGGACGGACATGAGAAATCCAGTTGATACCGCCATGGCTCTGGTGCCGATGGTCGTGGAGCAGACCAACCGCGGTGAACGCTCCTACGACATCTTTTCCCGCCTGCTGAAGGAACGCATCATTTTCCTTACGGGTCCGGTCGAAGACACCATGGCTTCGCTCGTCTGCGCGCAATTGCTGTTTCTCGAGGCCGAGAACCCGAAGAAGGAAATCGCCCTCTACATCAATTCGCCGGGCGGCGTCGTGACTGCCGGCATGGCGATCTATGATACCATGCAGTTCATTCGCCCCGCAGTTTCGACGCTCTGCATCGGTCAGGCTGCATCCATGGGTTCGCTTCTGCTCGCCGCCGGCGAGAAGGGCATGCGCTTTGCGACGCCGAATGCACGCATCATGGTTCACCAGCCTTCGGGCGGCTTCCAGGGCCAAGCTTCGGATATTGAACGCCATGCTCGCGACATCATCAAGATGAAGCGTCGCCTGAACGAAGTTTACGTAAAACATACCGGCCGTACCTATGAGGAAGTCGAGCAGACGCTCGATCGTGACCACTTCATGGAAGCTGCGGACGCGAAGGACTGGGGTCTGATCGACAAGATCCTGACCTCGCGTCAGGAAATCGAAGGCGTTCCGGCGGCCTGATGCTCCGTTGCGATATGGTCACGACCGGTGATGAACTGAAGCGGTCGTGATCACGTGAGGGGTTTAATCTGGCTGCGAAAGCGCTAATAGTAACTATTAAGGCTGTGTTGAATTTTTATGACATAGCTTGCGGTCTGTAGGGGTTTCGTTGCCGCCGGTCCCGGTTTGTGGGTCGCATGGACCGGCTAGTACCTCTCAGGATCGAATGAGCTCGGGGCCGAAGGGCGATCAGCGCCGGGCGTAGAGAGTGACCGCCCTCCGTCGAGGCGGAGGGGCGGCGTGCTGGAAGGATGAAGATATGAGCAAGGTCAGCGGTAGCAACGGCGGTGACTCCAAGAATACCCTTTATTGTTCCTTCTGCGGCAAGAGCCAGCACGAGGTCCGCAAGCTGATTGCCGGCCCGACGGTGTTCATCTGCGATGAATGCGTCGAATTGTGCATGGACATCATCCGCGAGGAGAACAAGAGCTCCATGGTGAAGTC
The window above is part of the Rhizobium sp. ACO-34A genome. Proteins encoded here:
- a CDS encoding cupin, with product MTNSLTFDLTGIEPEEGAPAADQIIAGDPRFTTWNIEDRDGSLFSGVWQATPGKWKVSYDEWEYFHIHEGHSILTEDGCEPIHLRAGDRLIVRPGLKGTWEVIETTLKDYVIKL
- a CDS encoding CidA/LrgA family protein; amino-acid sequence: MSSRNITLLARRQLHSNRLVQIAIIAAFWLAGETITRLLALPIPGGVIGMAMVLLLLASGRLRPASMRNGARWLLAEMLLFFVPAVLAVLDHQEFIGLLGLKVLAVILGGTIAVMASTAIAVDIGYRFMLAHGGDRALRH
- a CDS encoding LysR family transcriptional regulator, which encodes MEIRTLRAFVEVIRQGGFSQAARTVFITQSAVSKAVRQLEEELGFELIDRAGHKVALTDAGEIVFRRAQTMLTQREDLLAELSELRGLRRGRLQLGLPPIGSDALFAPLFAIYRSRHPEVEIQLVEHGSRKLEELVMTGEVELGASLLPVPDRFEWQEVTREPLHVLIPEDHPLARQEGVALNDLQSMPFVLFDAGFALNPIILDACREAGFDPMIAARSGQINFIVELVGAGLGIGFLPRMIAERRVRPGVTHIPVHSPQMDWHMAWVWRRGGYLSFAAKAWLDLARSANMPPPP
- a CDS encoding MarR family transcriptional regulator; the protein is MTKSSCYCVTLRNASRRLTSLYDEALAPLGINVTQFSQLRNIGRFQPVSLTDLGKKMQLDRSTVGRNTKILERMGLVAAAPVEDHRENALVLTGKGEMMLERALPIWEGVQARIAKRLGPGGLEGIVSALDALVDDLAN
- a CDS encoding MFS transporter, which produces MISAKLANYLAARNIHYGWVVAGITFLTMLATAGTMGSAGVLIAPLSREFGWTTEEISSAMAIRLALFGLLGPFAAALMNHFGMRAVIGVALTLIGGGILLSFRMTELWEMVVLWGVVVGIGTGMTALVLGATVATRWFHARRGVVVGLMTVSNATGQLIFLPLLASLTEAYGWRVALSLNVVVLALAMVIVLALMRNYPADLGLAPYGSRELQPAPIRSARLSSLLVAPIAALREASVKPVFWILFFTFFVCGLSTNGLIQTHWISICGDYGVAAVSAAGMLAMIGIFDFIGTLGAGWLSDRFDNRWLLFWFYGLRGLSLIFLSASGFDYLTLSIFAVFYGLDWVATVPPTVKLTVENFGRDKANIVFGWIFAAHQLGAATATFGAGYIRTDYETFLPAVYIAGFMCLLAALSVLAIGKTVRRDAVVQAAE
- a CDS encoding cytochrome P450; protein product: MTDLSFLSIDKASRRVSLDGRNPAFYSDPNRVYAALHAECPTFYWEEQKQWFVTGYDAVNALLRDRRFGRQILHIATREELGMPEPAAHTRHFDAAEAHSLLELEAPEHTRLRTLVNRAFVSRHVEKMKPEIAELANRLIDAFEKDGKTELLSTFADIIPVTMIARMIGIPEEMGPQLLKWSHDYVGMYMFKRTRADEEAADRSAQEFADYVRSMIAERRANPQDDLLSHMIHTEHKGQYLTEDELISTTIVLLNAGHEATVHQIGNSVRVILESGLSPAEMFRDEKATERTVEETLRICAPVHIFQRYCLEPAEIDDVSFKRGDKVSMILAAANLDPQKFADPLTFRPDRNEAPNLSFGAGIHFCIGAPLARLELNIVLPLLFRRLPGMRIAAPPQVKDVYHFHGLERLDLAW
- a CDS encoding GGDEF domain-containing protein, producing the protein MLDVKTAFLLWATEAGTLAMLLAVVWLRARNEKHYLMFALGFAAHAIGITLVTFRGQIPDFVSIQIANFTALSAYGFWLAGVRYLDERPLLSIAVIPSLIWVAGNLLPVVRETFAYRVALYDIAAAAGYLMMAAVVTTAQFSSSRLRKTLIAIWVVQALFNLGFAVSAVLETPANFKEISLSGLVGIAGIAGFVGSIAIFTKILMDRSADRLRLLALTDPLTGALNRRGLLDEFETIRTRASGAKRDVALLVFDLDRFKKINDSHGHQAGDTVLTSFTQSCRSLMPANACFGRSGGEEFAALLDVTSMHDAVLVAEAIRRTVADKPIAFGGQIIRVTASIGIAILPAAEADLDRLMSGADRALYKAKARGRNRTAVLTGEKVLCVPSSTPQAIDEQADRQVAALRRLQTVASSQQDLYRS
- a CDS encoding ATP-dependent Clp endopeptidase, proteolytic subunit ClpP is translated as MRNPVDTAMALVPMVVEQTNRGERSYDIFSRLLKERIIFLTGPVEDTMASLVCAQLLFLEAENPKKEIALYINSPGGVVTAGMAIYDTMQFIRPAVSTLCIGQAASMGSLLLAAGEKGMRFATPNARIMVHQPSGGFQGQASDIERHARDIIKMKRRLNEVYVKHTGRTYEEVEQTLDRDHFMEAADAKDWGLIDKILTSRQEIEGVPAA